The Arachis hypogaea cultivar Tifrunner chromosome 14, arahy.Tifrunner.gnm2.J5K5, whole genome shotgun sequence DNA window AGCATAAATTGCTCTGGTTTGCCTccacataaattaatactcaaggtTGGTGTTCCGGTGATGTTACTGAGGAATATTGACAAATCCAGTGGTCTTTGTAATGGTACAAGGCTACAAGTTAGGAAGCTTGGAAATCATGTCATAAAATATGAAGTCTTAACGGGTAACAATGTTGGTCATATTGCTTTGATTCCAAGAATGAATATGTTACCAACAAATGAAACCGTCGCAGTTAGATTCCAATGAAGACAGTTTCCCATAATAGTATCGTTTGCCATGACAATTAATAAGTCTCAGGGACAAACTTTATCTCATGTTGGATTGTATTTGTCCAAACCAGTTTTTACACATGGCCAACTATATATGGCactttcaagagttaagagtaagagaggttTAAAAGTTTTACTTATGGATCACGTAAGAATGTCTGCAAATTCAACCATCAATGTTGTTTATAGAGAAGTCTTTGAAAAAATAGTAttctaatgtaaatattttaattttattttaaattctgtatcagtgtataattattttactttaaaaatataaaataattattactcactttttttaagttaaactttgattttgataaaaattttataaatttcttaaaataataattattttgtacttttgttttaaatatcgaagcatataattttttttacttttataaattttttcgtgCTGAGCACGGGGTCATACActagttaaatattaaaaataaaatcagccGTCCATATTAATGGGCATCCACCTTGACCATTTTGATATCACAACAACATTAACAATACTATCCGCCCTTGATGTGAATCTCTCTGTTTTGTCGACATGCTAGGTAAGCAATAGGATTCTTTCACCCTTTTGGTTGAGAAAAGATATTGCCAAGATATAGTACGTATAGGAAAAATACTTTTGTAGACAATGATTGATGTTTTTGTTAGGAATTCTACTAGAAAACTAAGAGGGATATAATCAACAACaaactaataaatatatttaaattacattctatattaattaattgtcattaattattaattatataaattatattttttaaaaatatataattaatgattattaattatttctttttactctaattcattttttatcatttattatgcaaatcttaatttctctttaaaaaaaatatcgaaactaaaaaaacaccaaaatataagataaagaatcatccaaattctaaaaaaaaaacataaaaaaatatagaaaaaataatcatccaaaactaataaaaagaatcatccaaaatttaggaaaaagaaacaaaaaaattagttaaaagaatcattcaaaaccaaataggagaggagaagaa harbors:
- the LOC140178768 gene encoding uncharacterized protein, with product MAIIPGGEKLYLSSDSICMDEGNMESQLDIYSPELLNSINCSGLPPHKLILKVGVPVMLLRNIDKSSGLCNGTRLQVRKLGNHVIKYEVLTGNNVGHIALIPRMNMLPTNETVAVRFQ